Proteins from one Spirochaetota bacterium genomic window:
- a CDS encoding aldehyde ferredoxin oxidoreductase family protein: MFGYHGKILEVNLTTTSINIKNFNEDFARLYLGGNGFAAKILYDTVKPDTNPLSEDNAVVFATGPFTGGHVWGGSRGHCASISPLTNIFCDSNFGGNFAAMFKRTGFDAIVIKGKASSPVYIHIDNEIVTIKDATSIWGKTVSEAYLLLSKENKKRIESALIGPAGENLVRYASVICSGTRVSAAGRGGIGTVLGAKLCKGIVVSGDKKLEIFDIDKLKNCLNQLYPGMKERAKHLTEFGTPVLVQMINSRGKLCTRNNQKEQFDKAYVISGEYIKDHHKKKNIACHGCPIACGKLVDVPYGTYTGSHVKMPEYETIYSIGSMLENSDVVSIYNANTVCDEMGMDTISFGVTLAFLTECVEKGLIKNSDLEIPLHFGKWNHLTEIGECAAYQKGLLGKLLAMGSKRLSEYIGRESQNYLYEVKGLEIAGHSARGLRQMSLGYATATRGGSHHDTRPTYYPNDPEVDPGFTHQPEYSFNSQNNTAVGDSLVLCRFIHERSFGSQINETLAEALSYVTGWNITKQELVEIGERIYTIERLINVSRGIDRKIDVLPYRVMNEPIPDGPSKGWMCTTEDLQKMLDEYYGLRGWDKNGIPTKETLQRLKIV; encoded by the coding sequence ATGTTTGGATATCATGGCAAAATATTAGAAGTTAACTTAACCACTACAAGTATAAATATTAAAAATTTTAACGAAGATTTTGCAAGGCTTTATTTAGGTGGCAATGGTTTTGCGGCAAAAATACTGTATGATACAGTAAAACCAGACACAAATCCTTTATCTGAAGATAATGCAGTAGTCTTTGCAACAGGTCCGTTTACTGGTGGCCATGTATGGGGTGGAAGCCGTGGGCATTGTGCCAGCATTTCCCCATTAACCAACATATTTTGTGATTCAAACTTTGGCGGAAATTTTGCAGCAATGTTTAAGCGAACAGGCTTTGATGCAATAGTTATAAAGGGAAAAGCATCTTCACCGGTATATATTCATATTGATAATGAGATAGTGACTATAAAGGATGCGACTTCAATATGGGGCAAAACAGTTTCTGAGGCTTATTTACTATTATCAAAAGAAAACAAGAAAAGGATTGAATCAGCATTAATTGGCCCTGCAGGTGAAAATCTTGTACGATATGCATCTGTAATATGCAGTGGAACTCGAGTGAGTGCTGCTGGTCGCGGTGGTATAGGTACAGTTTTGGGAGCAAAATTATGTAAAGGTATAGTAGTTTCCGGTGACAAAAAGCTTGAAATCTTTGATATAGATAAACTAAAAAATTGTCTCAATCAACTTTATCCGGGAATGAAAGAACGTGCCAAACATTTAACCGAATTTGGTACACCAGTACTGGTACAGATGATCAATAGCAGGGGAAAATTATGTACTCGAAATAACCAGAAAGAACAATTTGATAAGGCTTATGTGATAAGTGGTGAATACATCAAAGACCATCATAAGAAAAAAAATATTGCCTGCCACGGCTGCCCCATAGCATGCGGCAAACTTGTTGATGTCCCCTATGGTACCTATACTGGTTCTCATGTTAAAATGCCCGAATATGAAACTATTTACTCAATAGGCTCTATGCTGGAAAACAGTGATGTTGTTTCTATTTACAATGCTAATACAGTTTGTGATGAAATGGGAATGGATACCATAAGTTTTGGTGTTACTCTTGCATTTCTAACTGAGTGTGTAGAAAAAGGACTTATAAAAAATTCAGACTTAGAAATTCCTTTGCATTTTGGAAAATGGAATCATTTAACAGAAATTGGTGAATGTGCTGCATATCAAAAAGGTCTTTTAGGTAAATTACTGGCAATGGGTTCCAAACGATTATCTGAATACATAGGTAGAGAATCACAAAATTATCTTTATGAAGTAAAAGGATTAGAAATAGCAGGACACTCTGCACGAGGACTACGTCAGATGAGTCTGGGATATGCAACAGCAACACGAGGTGGTAGTCATCATGATACACGCCCAACTTATTATCCCAATGATCCAGAAGTAGATCCTGGATTTACTCATCAGCCTGAGTATTCTTTTAACTCACAAAACAATACTGCTGTTGGTGATTCTTTAGTATTATGCCGATTTATCCATGAACGTAGTTTTGGCTCACAGATTAATGAAACTTTAGCTGAAGCACTATCATACGTTACTGGATGGAATATAACAAAACAGGAATTAGTAGAAATTGGTGAACGTATTTATACAATAGAGCGACTCATCAATGTGTCTCGTGGAATTGATAGAAAAATTGATGTGTTGCCCTACCGTGTAATGAACGAACCCATCCCTGATGGACCATCAAAAGGGTGGATGTGTACAACTGAAGATCTACAAAAAATGCTTGATGAGTACTATGGATTACGTGGATGGGATAAAAACGGTATACCTACTAAAGAAACATTGCAAAGATTAAAGATTGTATAG
- a CDS encoding DUF2889 domain-containing protein: MKNKKVFSRTIDIMCYEDEQDSVIVEGEIKDTRLCPYYLVTGEKKDPGILHNMKITMKVSGNSLTISDIHVEMIHYPRVECIDANKNIHKLNGLSITRGFTKAVKDIIGGTSGCTHVANCILAMAPAAVQGFWAHKAQKPVTKEFANQGSMSHYLIDTCYVWRKDGPMIQKLSDTINKIKS; encoded by the coding sequence ATGAAAAATAAAAAAGTATTTTCACGAACTATTGATATTATGTGTTATGAAGATGAACAGGATTCGGTTATTGTAGAAGGCGAGATAAAGGATACCCGTTTATGCCCTTATTATCTGGTTACTGGTGAAAAAAAAGATCCAGGCATTCTCCATAATATGAAGATTACAATGAAGGTTAGTGGAAATTCTTTGACTATAAGTGATATTCATGTGGAAATGATACATTATCCACGGGTAGAGTGCATTGATGCAAATAAAAACATACACAAACTGAATGGCTTATCCATTACCAGGGGATTTACAAAAGCTGTGAAGGATATTATTGGTGGAACCAGTGGATGCACACACGTTGCAAATTGTATTTTAGCTATGGCACCAGCTGCTGTTCAGGGTTTCTGGGCACATAAAGCACAAAAACCTGTTACAAAAGAATTTGCCAATCAGGGATCAATGAGCCATTATTTAATTGATACCTGTTATGTATGGCGCAAAGATGGACCAATGATACAAAAATTATCAGATACTATCAATAAAATAAAGAGCTAA
- a CDS encoding long-chain fatty acid--CoA ligase — protein sequence MEKVWLKSYAPGVPHSIKYDEITVVHGFERSAKEYPNKNALIFLDAKISFKKMQSMVNKIANALIDMGVKPGDKVAMLMPNMPQIVIGSYAAWKVGAVVVMNNPLYTDHELEYQLNNSESTVLITLDLLGPRMIALRPKTPVKKIIIAHIRDHLGFPKKQLLPIVAKDKHKDIPPTQDVYEWTDLLKKYPDNDPGTMAKFNDLANLQYTGGTTGVSKGVMLTHKNLSCNLQQINAWFPGFKRGELTSLGILPYFHSFGLTTVMNLCLWQGWTQVLIPRPEPGAILEAIVKYKVNFFPAVPTMYVGLLNHPKIKDTDISSIRGCFSGAAPLPVDVIKEFEAKTGAQICEGYGLSETSPVATINPYGGKTIQGSIGLPVPDTEIKIVDLEEGTKEMPLGQEGEVCIRGPQVMSGYYKMPDETAKTLRDGWLYTGDIGKMDENGYFYIVDRKKDMIIAGGYNIYPRDIDEVLFEHPKIMEACAIGVPDKYRGETVKAFVVLKPGETMTEQEVIDYCKTKLAAYKVPKMVEFIDSLPKSNVGKILRKELRKMELEKMQKEQAG from the coding sequence ATGGAAAAAGTTTGGTTAAAATCCTATGCGCCAGGGGTACCTCATTCAATCAAATACGATGAGATAACCGTTGTGCATGGATTTGAAAGGTCAGCAAAAGAATATCCAAATAAGAATGCGCTGATCTTTCTTGATGCTAAGATCAGTTTTAAGAAGATGCAGTCAATGGTTAACAAAATAGCAAATGCATTGATTGATATGGGGGTAAAGCCTGGGGATAAGGTTGCAATGTTAATGCCAAATATGCCACAGATAGTTATTGGATCATATGCTGCATGGAAAGTTGGTGCAGTTGTGGTAATGAATAATCCATTATATACTGATCATGAGTTGGAATACCAATTAAACAATTCAGAATCAACTGTTTTAATAACACTAGATTTGTTAGGCCCACGCATGATTGCATTACGCCCAAAAACGCCGGTTAAAAAAATTATAATTGCTCATATCCGTGACCATTTAGGATTTCCCAAAAAACAACTTTTACCAATAGTGGCAAAAGATAAACATAAAGATATACCACCTACTCAGGATGTATATGAATGGACTGATTTATTAAAAAAATATCCTGATAATGATCCGGGTACCATGGCAAAATTCAATGATCTGGCCAATTTACAGTACACAGGTGGAACGACTGGTGTAAGTAAAGGTGTAATGCTTACACACAAAAATTTATCATGCAATTTACAGCAAATAAATGCATGGTTTCCTGGATTTAAACGCGGTGAGTTAACAAGCTTAGGTATTTTACCGTATTTCCATTCATTTGGACTAACCACGGTAATGAACCTTTGTCTCTGGCAGGGGTGGACACAGGTGTTGATACCTCGGCCTGAACCTGGTGCCATCCTTGAAGCTATAGTAAAATATAAAGTGAATTTCTTCCCTGCTGTTCCCACAATGTATGTTGGATTATTAAATCATCCAAAAATCAAAGATACGGATATATCAAGTATTCGGGGTTGCTTTTCAGGTGCAGCACCATTGCCTGTTGATGTTATAAAAGAATTTGAAGCAAAAACAGGCGCCCAGATTTGCGAAGGCTATGGATTGTCTGAAACTTCGCCTGTTGCAACAATAAATCCGTATGGTGGGAAAACAATACAGGGTTCTATTGGATTGCCAGTTCCTGATACAGAAATAAAGATTGTTGATCTGGAAGAAGGAACAAAAGAAATGCCATTGGGACAGGAAGGTGAAGTATGTATCAGGGGGCCTCAGGTTATGAGTGGTTATTACAAGATGCCTGATGAAACAGCAAAAACACTTCGCGATGGATGGTTATATACAGGTGACATTGGTAAAATGGACGAAAACGGCTATTTCTATATTGTTGATAGGAAGAAAGATATGATTATTGCAGGTGGATATAACATCTACCCACGTGATATAGATGAAGTGCTCTTTGAACATCCAAAAATTATGGAAGCATGTGCAATAGGAGTTCCTGATAAATATCGTGGTGAAACCGTCAAAGCGTTTGTGGTATTGAAGCCTGGTGAAACAATGACTGAACAGGAAGTAATAGACTATTGTAAAACAAAATTAGCTGCTTACAAAGTTCCAAAGATGGTAGAATTTATTGATAGTTTGCCAAAGAGCAATGTAGGGAAAATATTACGTAAAGAACTCAGGAAGATGGAACTTGAAAAAATGCAGAAAGAACAGGCTGGATAG
- a CDS encoding DUF429 domain-containing protein yields the protein MHYIGIDPSWSGKNNTAVVVCDNTLQVIENCYTNDIKKLILAIVPFKDAIIGIDAPLIIRNQTGHRKHENEFLKVFSRFGLGLHAVNKKRYPYFFPEVLYRELSALGYSFNKNNIYEVYPHATIMICFNNMKLLQYKSKYGVTVRRKNMEKLYNYIKGVITCDDLFTGTIAQAKGKQLKTYEDYLDALVCAYTIYHCMHKGCYSFGDAENGILIVPFPE from the coding sequence ATGCATTATATTGGTATAGATCCATCATGGAGTGGCAAAAATAATACAGCAGTTGTTGTGTGTGATAATACGTTACAGGTCATTGAAAATTGTTATACAAATGATATTAAAAAATTAATTTTGGCGATAGTTCCTTTTAAAGATGCAATTATAGGTATTGATGCACCTCTTATTATTAGAAATCAAACAGGACATCGCAAACATGAAAATGAATTTTTAAAAGTATTTTCCCGATTTGGGCTTGGACTGCATGCAGTAAATAAAAAACGGTATCCATATTTTTTTCCCGAAGTGTTATACCGGGAATTGAGTGCTCTGGGCTATAGTTTTAATAAGAACAACATTTATGAAGTATATCCTCATGCAACAATTATGATATGTTTTAATAATATGAAACTTTTACAGTATAAATCGAAATATGGTGTTACAGTGCGCAGAAAGAATATGGAAAAATTATATAATTATATAAAAGGCGTTATTACATGTGATGATTTATTTACAGGAACTATCGCACAAGCTAAAGGTAAACAATTAAAAACATATGAAGATTATCTTGATGCGCTAGTGTGTGCATATACAATATACCACTGCATGCATAAAGGTTGTTATTCATTTGGAGATGCTGAAAATGGCATTTTGATAGTGCCTTTTCCTGAATGA
- a CDS encoding MFS transporter, whose product MAEQKFAKSEIFAILLIALMNLFLFADQNLMAPNLTQIAHDFGFNDVQRDVMLGGRISFVFWVLGGLVTLAIGYLTDKISRRNLFLFVILVGEIPCLLTGYAQNYDQLFWLRALTGIGIGGALPLTFSLIGDYFSHKNRAAAAAWIGLAQGLGIAVGQLMAGFIGPVYGWRLPFILVAIPNFLLAIIFLLFVKEPQRGKTEESLKELIEEGIAYTGRINWKEYKNLFKIKTNILVFLQGIPGTVPWGVFFIFLNDFYSQDKGYSVQMATLIVMTVGAAAIIGAFVGGLVGNKLYNIKPKYLPMLCGTSTLVGIIPMALLLNYTPQIIVPEPDPTWPLIFGFVTGFTVTITGPNVRAILLNVNTPETRGSIFSLYNLTDDLGKGFGPVIISALIVWFGRIMAFNVANLFWLVCGLLLLVMIWTFPEDEAKLNAILKERAEQMKKN is encoded by the coding sequence ATGGCAGAACAAAAATTTGCTAAAAGTGAAATATTTGCAATACTCCTTATTGCATTGATGAATCTATTTTTATTTGCTGATCAGAATCTGATGGCACCTAATCTGACACAGATTGCCCATGACTTTGGATTTAATGATGTTCAGCGAGATGTCATGTTAGGCGGGCGAATATCATTTGTATTCTGGGTGCTGGGTGGGCTTGTGACTCTTGCCATTGGTTATCTTACTGATAAAATATCACGTCGTAATCTTTTTTTATTTGTTATTCTTGTTGGTGAAATTCCCTGTTTGCTTACTGGCTATGCTCAAAATTATGATCAGCTATTCTGGCTGAGGGCATTAACAGGAATAGGAATTGGGGGAGCTCTTCCTTTAACATTTTCACTGATTGGTGATTATTTTTCACATAAAAACAGGGCGGCTGCTGCAGCATGGATTGGATTGGCACAGGGTTTAGGAATTGCAGTTGGGCAGCTTATGGCGGGTTTTATTGGGCCTGTATATGGATGGAGGTTGCCATTTATACTGGTTGCTATACCTAATTTTTTACTGGCAATTATTTTCTTGCTGTTTGTAAAAGAACCACAGCGTGGTAAGACAGAAGAAAGTCTTAAGGAATTGATTGAAGAAGGAATTGCATATACTGGACGCATTAACTGGAAAGAATATAAAAATTTATTTAAGATTAAAACCAATATTCTTGTCTTTTTACAGGGTATACCGGGCACTGTTCCATGGGGTGTATTCTTTATATTTTTAAATGATTTTTATTCGCAGGATAAAGGATATTCTGTCCAGATGGCTACACTCATTGTTATGACAGTTGGTGCTGCTGCAATTATTGGTGCATTTGTTGGTGGCCTTGTTGGGAATAAACTGTATAATATTAAACCAAAATATTTACCAATGCTTTGTGGAACCTCTACACTTGTGGGTATAATTCCCATGGCATTATTGCTTAATTATACTCCACAAATAATCGTTCCAGAACCTGATCCAACCTGGCCTCTTATATTTGGGTTTGTAACTGGCTTTACAGTTACCATAACAGGACCAAATGTTAGAGCAATCTTGCTCAATGTTAATACTCCTGAAACACGTGGTTCAATATTTTCACTTTATAATCTTACTGATGATCTTGGTAAGGGATTTGGACCGGTTATCATAAGTGCACTCATTGTATGGTTTGGAAGGATTATGGCATTTAATGTTGCAAATCTTTTCTGGCTTGTGTGTGGATTATTATTACTGGTAATGATATGGACATTCCCGGAAGATGAAGCTAAACTCAATGCAATATTAAAAGAACGCGCTGAACAGATGAAAAAAAATTGA
- a CDS encoding UPF0182 family protein, with the protein MNRKFLIALIVFMVLYVLVYSVGNFYIDYRWFSMYNHLDIFWILFFSKFNVQTLFWGLFIGLFILNFILIRILGGKGRIFTKNILDRIRIPGFGTTRNLLFVLLAAGVIVLGFFMGLWASAYWKEYLMYKNAVSFTGFPNDPLFNKDIGFYVFTLPFYKFMFRWSLVSLSIITIFSFFFHILNNGIFSQDGKLEFSRFARAHLSTLMGLIVLLIATGYRLLSYDLLFNNRAKFFGAGYTDVHAKLLAYDICIVISVIAAILLFANIITRSFKLPVIILITLLPVYFIFGTIFPALQQRFIVDPNELEKESPYIKYNIEFTRLAFGLNAIKEMPFENAPTLTLRDLEMNKDVVNNIRLWDWRPLKQTYKQLQGLKPYYDFIDVDIVRYSVNNQKVALNISARELDNSKLTVSKNSWLNNHLIFTHGYGIVASRVDRITPEGLPELVLYDIPPKYKIQIPVEVPQIYYGEHNNAYIITNTRVTPGEFDYPYGDENKYTLYTGTGGDVLDSVIKRAMYAIAFGDFNILISNVITSTSRIHFRRNITEMIKAITPFLYYDSDPYVVVAGGKIYWIIDGYTSSNAFPYSSPVQLEHGESINYIRNAVKIVIDAYNGSITYYISDPNDPVINAYSKIFKNLFLPIDKMPSELQVHLRYPEGLFNLQAQQLLRYHMTNINVFYNNEDLWDIPLQIYENEKEYMHSYYLVTALPGEKTTEFLLILPFTPAKKDNMIGFLVARCDMPSYGQLLLYTLPKDKLNFGPMQIEARINQDAEISKQLTLWSQRGSRVIRGNMLVLPVKDSILFIEPLYLKAETSEMPELKRVIVSYRDKIVMEENLSMALSRLFTEGGGISFDYSTDYGLKDLINKAYMHFIQAEEYQRQGNWAKYGEELKQLKDTLTALRNSK; encoded by the coding sequence ATGAATAGAAAGTTTTTAATAGCACTGATTGTTTTCATGGTTTTATATGTATTGGTATATTCAGTGGGTAATTTTTATATTGATTATCGCTGGTTTTCAATGTATAACCATCTGGATATATTCTGGATTCTCTTCTTTTCAAAGTTTAACGTACAGACGTTATTTTGGGGTTTGTTCATAGGATTATTCATACTTAATTTTATTCTTATAAGGATTTTGGGGGGCAAAGGTAGAATATTCACAAAAAACATTCTGGATAGAATTCGAATCCCAGGATTTGGAACAACCCGCAACCTGTTGTTTGTTTTATTAGCTGCAGGTGTAATAGTTTTAGGTTTTTTTATGGGTTTATGGGCTTCAGCTTACTGGAAAGAATATTTAATGTATAAAAATGCAGTTTCATTTACTGGCTTCCCAAACGATCCCCTGTTTAATAAAGACATAGGATTTTATGTATTCACTCTTCCATTCTATAAATTCATGTTTCGGTGGTCATTGGTTTCACTTTCGATAATAACTATATTCTCTTTTTTCTTTCATATATTGAATAATGGGATTTTTTCGCAAGATGGCAAGCTGGAATTTTCCCGTTTTGCACGTGCGCATCTGTCTACACTTATGGGTTTAATTGTGTTACTCATTGCAACCGGGTACCGGTTACTTTCATATGATTTATTGTTTAATAACAGGGCAAAGTTTTTTGGTGCAGGTTATACTGATGTTCATGCAAAATTGCTAGCTTATGACATATGCATAGTAATATCAGTAATTGCTGCTATTTTGCTTTTTGCCAATATAATTACACGCAGCTTTAAATTGCCAGTGATTATTTTAATAACCTTATTGCCAGTTTATTTTATATTTGGGACAATCTTTCCTGCATTGCAGCAACGCTTCATTGTTGATCCAAATGAATTGGAAAAAGAATCTCCATACATTAAATATAATATTGAATTCACACGGTTAGCTTTTGGGCTCAATGCAATCAAAGAGATGCCCTTTGAAAATGCGCCTACGTTGACATTGCGTGATTTAGAAATGAACAAGGATGTGGTTAATAATATACGTCTTTGGGACTGGCGCCCTTTAAAACAAACATATAAGCAATTACAGGGTTTAAAACCTTATTATGATTTTATTGATGTTGATATAGTACGGTATTCTGTAAACAATCAGAAAGTTGCACTTAATATATCGGCGCGGGAATTGGATAACAGTAAATTAACCGTTTCAAAAAATTCATGGTTGAACAATCATTTGATTTTTACTCATGGTTATGGTATTGTTGCCAGCAGAGTAGATAGAATTACACCTGAAGGGCTTCCGGAACTTGTACTGTATGATATCCCTCCAAAATACAAAATACAGATACCCGTTGAAGTACCACAAATATATTATGGTGAACATAATAATGCATACATTATTACTAATACACGAGTAACTCCTGGTGAATTTGATTATCCGTATGGTGATGAAAACAAATATACACTGTATACTGGAACAGGAGGTGATGTACTTGATTCGGTTATAAAACGAGCTATGTATGCAATAGCCTTTGGTGACTTTAATATTTTAATTTCTAATGTGATAACCAGTACAAGCAGAATCCATTTCCGAAGAAATATAACCGAAATGATAAAAGCCATCACTCCATTTTTATATTATGATTCTGACCCATACGTTGTAGTTGCGGGAGGTAAAATATACTGGATTATTGATGGATATACATCTTCAAATGCATTTCCGTATTCATCACCAGTGCAATTGGAACATGGTGAATCAATAAATTATATCCGAAATGCAGTGAAAATTGTTATTGATGCATACAATGGCAGCATTACATATTATATCTCTGATCCAAATGATCCTGTAATTAATGCATATTCCAAAATTTTTAAAAATTTATTTCTTCCTATTGATAAAATGCCTTCAGAATTACAGGTACACCTGCGTTATCCTGAAGGCTTATTTAATCTTCAGGCACAGCAACTGTTGCGGTATCACATGACAAATATAAATGTTTTTTATAATAATGAGGATTTATGGGATATTCCACTGCAGATATATGAAAACGAAAAAGAGTATATGCATAGTTACTATCTTGTAACCGCTTTGCCTGGTGAAAAAACAACTGAATTTCTTTTAATATTGCCTTTTACACCCGCCAAGAAAGACAATATGATAGGATTTCTGGTTGCCCGCTGTGATATGCCTTCTTATGGACAATTATTATTATACACATTGCCCAAGGATAAACTTAACTTTGGGCCTATGCAGATTGAAGCCCGAATAAATCAGGATGCAGAAATTTCAAAACAGCTAACATTGTGGAGTCAACGTGGTTCACGGGTAATACGTGGGAACATGTTAGTACTGCCAGTTAAGGATTCAATTCTTTTTATTGAACCATTATACCTTAAAGCCGAAACAAGTGAAATGCCGGAATTAAAAAGAGTTATTGTTTCATATAGAGATAAAATTGTTATGGAAGAAAATCTTTCAATGGCACTTTCACGACTATTTACCGAAGGAGGTGGAATAAGTTTTGATTATTCTACGGATTACGGGTTAAAAGATCTCATTAATAAGGCTTATATGCATTTTATTCAGGCTGAGGAATATCAACGTCAGGGTAACTGGGCAAAATATGGGGAAGAGTTAAAACAATTGAAGGACACACTGACAGCTTTACGGAATAGCAAGTAA